In one window of Mercurialis annua linkage group LG4, ddMerAnnu1.2, whole genome shotgun sequence DNA:
- the LOC126677481 gene encoding conserved oligomeric Golgi complex subunit 5: protein MASPAALQRSQLSSPTTTSSSPLQRLSTFKNPPSSALSSATTGPSTTSSSSPLDSFAKDPILSPFLSPSFSSASFSSAALSSGSPASTAEHLHHAIRLLESQLRTEVLSRHNDLLNQLSSLKHAEHALSTVRSAVSSLQSSIRRVRSELSEPHKSIKSKTQQLFNLHSTTELLQHTIRALRLCKKLRDLISLSELEPEKLDLAKAAQLHCEILNMCDEYDLHGIDCIDEELNWIKEIGERLRTEAMKVLERGMEGLNQAEVGTGLQVFYNLGELKFTVEQLVNKYKGIGVKSVSLALDMKAITSSGGGGFGPGGIRGSGTPQIGGGAKARDGLWQRMGSCMDQLHSLVVAVWHLQRVLSKKRDPFTHVLLLDEVIKEGDLMLTDRVWEALVKAFSNQMKSAFTASSFVKEIFTVGYPKLFSMIENLLERISRDTDVKGVLPAISLEGKDQMVKAIEIFQTAFLTQCLSRLSDLVNNVFPVSSRGSVPSKEQISRIISRIQEEFEAVQFDGRLTLLVFREVGKALLLLSERAEYQISAGLEARQFTGPATPAQVKNFALCQHLQEVHTRVSSMIMGLPAIAADILSPSLGVIYGVARDSVTPLFKAMIDRLESCILQIHDQNFGVLGMDAAMDNNASPYMEELQKCVLHFRSEFLSRLLPTSANAKTAKTETICTQLVRRMASRVLTFFIRHASLVRPLSESGKLRMARDMAELELTVGQNLFPVEQLGPPYRALRAFRPLIFLETSQLEASPLLQDLPPSVILHHLYSRGPDELQSPLQRNRLTHLQYSLWLDSQGEDQIWKGIKATLDDYAANVRSRGDKEFSPVYPLMLELGSSSTEKTQKL from the exons ATGGCATCGCCAGCAGCACTGCAAAGATCTCAACTCTCCTCCCCAACAACCACCTCTTCCTCACCACTCCAACGCCTCTCCACCTTCAAAAACCCGCCCTCCTCCGCCCTATCCTCCGCCACCACCGGACCTTCAACTACATCATCCTCATCACCATTAGACTCATTCGCCAAAGACCCAATTCTCTCCCCATTCCTCTCCCCATCATTCTCCTCCGCTTCCTTCTCCTCCGCCGCTCTCTCCTCCGGCTCTCCCGCCTCCACCGCCGAACACCTCCACCACGCCATTCGTCTCCTCGAATCCCAGCTCCGCACCGAAGTCCTCTCCCGCCACAATGACCTCCTCAACCAGCTCTCCTCTCTCAAACACGCTGAACACGCTCTCTCCACCGTTAGATCGGCCGTCTCGTCGCTACAATCGTCAATCCGCCGCGTCCGATCCGAACTTTCGGAGCCTCATAAATCGATCAAATCAAAGACCCAGCAGTTATTTAATCTACATTCAACTACTGAGCTTCTACAGCACACAATTCGCGCTCTTCGGCTGTGTAAGAAGCTTCGTGACTTGATTTCCTTGTCGGAATTAGAGCCCGAAAAGCTGGATCTCGCTAAGGCGGCGCAGCTGCATTGTGAGATTTTGAATATGTGTGATGAGTATGATTTACATGGGATTGATTGCATTGATGAGGAGTTGAATTGGATTAAAGAAATCGGGGAAAGACTGCGAACAGAAGCCATGAAAGTGCTCGAGAGAGGAATGGAAGGGTTGAATCAAGCTGAAGTAGGGACTGGTTTGCAAGTTTTCTATAATTTGGGGGAGCTTAAGTTTACTGTGGAGCAGTTAGTGAATAAGTATAAAGGGATTGGAGTGAAGAGTGTGAGTTTAGCTTTGGATATGAAGGCAATTACTAGTAGTGGTGGTGGTGGATTTGGGCCGGGAGGTATTAGAGGGAGTGGTACACCGCAGATTGGAGGCGGCGCAAAAGCTAGAGATGGATTGTGGCAGAGGATGGGTAGTTGTATGGATCAGTTGCATTCTCTAGTTGTTGCTGTTTGGCATTTGCAGAGAGTTTTGTCCAAAAAGAGGGATCCATTTACGCATGTTTTGTTGCTTGATGAAGTTATCAAG GAGGGTGATCTTATGTTAACGGATCGAGTTTGGGAGGCCCTTGTGAAGGCCTTTTCGAACCAAATGAAATCTGCTTTTACTGCATCAAGCTTTGTGAAGGAGATATTTACTGTGGGATATCCAAAGCTTTTTTCAATGATAGAGAACCTACTAGAAAGGATATCAAGGGATACAGATGTCAAAGGGGTTTTACCAGCCATCAGCTTGGAAGGAAAAGATCAGATGGTTAAAGCTATTGAGATTTTCCAGACAGCTTTCTTGACTCAGTGTTTAAGTCGCCTGTCAGATCTCGTGAATAATGTTTTCCCAGTGTCAAGCCGTGGAAGTGTTCCATCCAAAGAACAAATCTCTAGAATTATATCGCGTATTCAGGAAGAGTTTGAAGCTGTTCAGTTTGATGGGCGTTTGACTCTTCTTGTGTTTCGTGAAGTTGGCAAGGCCTTGCTTTTGTTGTCAGAACGAGCTGAATACCAG ATATCTGCTGGTCTTGAGGCACGTCAATTCACTGGTCCTGCAACTCCAGCACAGGTCAAGAACTTTGCTTTATGTCAGCATCTACAAGAGGTTCATACTCGCGTATCGTCTATGATTATGGGACTGCCTGCCATTGCTGCAGATATTTTATCTCCTTCATTGGGTGTAATTTACGGTGTTGCCCGTGATTCAGTCACACCCTTGTTCAAAGCAATGATTGACCGTCTTGAGTCATGCATCTTGCAAATTCACGACCAGAACTTCGGTGTTCTTGGCATGGATGCGGCGATGGACAACAATGCTTCACCTTACATGGAGGAGCTGCAGAAGTGCGTCCTTCACTTTCGTAGCGAGTTTTTGTCCAGACTGTTGCCTACTTCAGCAAATGCTAAAACTGCAAAGACAGAAACAATATGCACCCAACTCGTAAGAAGGATGGCATCACGGGTGTTGACGTTCTTTATTAGACACGCTTCTCTTGTTCGACCCCTTTCAGAATCAGGGAAACTCAGAATGGCTAGAGATATGGCTGAGCTGGAGTTAACGGTGGGACAAAATTTATTCCCAGTAGAACAACTCGGCCCACCTTACCGTGCCCTACGAGCATTCCGTCCTCTAATATTCTTAGAGACATCTCAGCTCGAAGCATCTCCACTTCTCCAAGATCTGCCACCAAGTGTCATACTTCACCACCTCTACTCTCGAGGCCCTGACGAATTGCAGTCTCCATTGCAAAGAAACAGACTGACACATTTGCAGTACTCATTATGGCTAGATTCGCAAGGCGAAGATCAGATTTGGAAAGGCATTAAAGCGACACTAGATGATTACGCTGCAAATGTTAGATCAAGAGGGGATAAGGAGTTTAGCCCTGTATACCCTCTCATGCTCGAGTTAGGATCTTCATCCACAGAGAAAACCCAAAAGCTTTAA